From the genome of Gracilimonas sp., one region includes:
- a CDS encoding ATP-binding protein: MFDGLTLRNRIFLFSSLLLLMAFVLMWVFVRPQYREAIINERTTIVSQLQEYSLKRSDQVIRNWLNSTNYTAEEIAKAPDQTQNIVTKTINLTPGLMRITISEQSSTESVDIRRSLYDDIDFSGIKYNWYQSRLDPMINVSWSPDTLQNTHFFIAKRVIQIAGNIYQLDMFFDASQITIELINIPLGGTYVANIVSGTGDNIVPEQPFEFPAFLVGDASYSNQSTIELNGNNWFVMTSRFQTTPFWHVIAVEDSFVLQPVYDLITYSLITGGVILFILFCFSWYVSIHVNKPVEQIITDVEYLSGLNFDHQIKPVSLPEFDLMQETLENIRLTLQRYQKINVEKIILEESKNKYMMTYSEDLIGILDENQQFSFLNNNFQSFLESLSLDPKVSSLDDILGHENIQTGKFERTIHYPNPYTIKINRAELSQSFKEGKTYFYDFQYVTIVDKEGAEQAALIILHDKTEDRLNDIKRNDMINIIVHELKNPISGVIGLSQILLENKNIAAEERGVLVDQIYLSGDRMNKLVNRFLEIQRLESGKESLELENVDLNKIVQNVHQITNPLLSEKKLKVSASKKGKNFKVKGNSDLIFDAVQNLISNAIKYGDLNRTIETQLKETEDSILFSVTDFGYGISTEDQKKIFDKFFRVKSKANAKEKGTGLGLAYVREIMHRHNGEIELESNEAIGSRFTLVFPKLNRQN; this comes from the coding sequence ATGTTTGATGGGTTGACGCTGAGGAATAGAATTTTTCTATTCTCTTCTCTATTACTTCTTATGGCCTTTGTGCTGATGTGGGTATTCGTACGCCCTCAATACAGAGAAGCTATAATCAACGAGCGTACCACCATCGTTTCTCAGCTCCAGGAATATTCCCTTAAACGCTCTGATCAGGTCATCCGAAACTGGCTGAACTCAACCAATTATACCGCCGAAGAAATAGCAAAAGCGCCGGATCAGACACAGAATATCGTAACCAAAACCATCAACCTTACCCCGGGGTTGATGAGAATTACCATTTCGGAGCAATCGTCTACAGAATCTGTGGATATCAGGCGTTCCTTATATGATGATATTGACTTCAGCGGGATTAAGTACAACTGGTATCAGTCCCGGTTAGATCCTATGATCAATGTAAGCTGGAGCCCCGATACCCTTCAAAACACTCATTTTTTTATTGCCAAACGGGTGATCCAAATTGCCGGTAATATCTACCAGCTGGATATGTTTTTTGATGCATCTCAAATTACCATTGAGCTCATTAACATTCCTCTTGGGGGAACTTATGTTGCCAACATTGTAAGCGGAACGGGTGATAACATTGTTCCTGAGCAACCTTTTGAATTTCCAGCCTTTCTGGTTGGCGATGCCAGTTATTCCAATCAATCTACCATAGAACTTAATGGCAATAATTGGTTTGTAATGACCTCCCGTTTCCAGACCACTCCTTTTTGGCATGTGATTGCCGTTGAAGATTCGTTTGTGCTGCAACCTGTTTATGATCTCATCACCTATTCCCTTATCACGGGTGGAGTGATCCTCTTTATCCTCTTTTGCTTCAGCTGGTACGTAAGTATTCACGTGAATAAACCCGTTGAGCAGATTATTACCGATGTGGAATATTTGAGCGGCCTGAATTTTGATCACCAGATCAAACCTGTTTCACTACCGGAGTTTGACCTGATGCAGGAGACGCTGGAAAACATCCGGCTCACCCTTCAGCGTTATCAAAAAATTAATGTGGAAAAAATTATTCTGGAGGAGTCTAAAAACAAGTATATGATGACCTATTCAGAAGATCTGATAGGCATTTTAGACGAAAACCAGCAGTTCAGTTTCCTCAACAACAATTTCCAGAGTTTTCTGGAGAGTCTTTCCCTGGATCCAAAAGTAAGCTCACTGGATGATATATTGGGACACGAGAATATCCAGACCGGTAAGTTCGAACGTACCATTCATTATCCTAACCCCTACACCATTAAGATCAATCGTGCAGAACTATCGCAGTCTTTTAAGGAAGGGAAAACCTATTTTTATGATTTTCAGTATGTGACGATTGTTGATAAGGAAGGCGCTGAACAAGCTGCACTTATTATCCTGCATGACAAAACAGAAGACCGTTTGAATGACATCAAGCGGAACGACATGATCAATATCATCGTACATGAACTCAAAAACCCTATAAGTGGGGTAATTGGATTATCCCAAATTCTGCTTGAAAACAAAAATATTGCCGCTGAAGAACGGGGAGTTCTCGTTGACCAGATTTATTTGTCGGGCGACAGAATGAATAAGCTGGTAAACCGTTTCCTTGAAATTCAGAGGCTCGAATCAGGAAAAGAATCGCTGGAATTAGAAAATGTTGATTTGAATAAGATTGTACAAAACGTGCATCAAATCACCAATCCTTTACTCAGCGAGAAAAAGTTGAAAGTTAGTGCTTCCAAAAAAGGAAAAAATTTCAAGGTCAAAGGAAACAGTGATTTAATTTTTGATGCAGTCCAAAACCTGATCAGTAATGCCATTAAGTATGGTGACCTCAACCGTACCATAGAAACGCAATTAAAAGAAACAGAAGACAGCATCCTGTTTAGTGTTACTGATTTTGGATATGGAATCAGCACAGAGGACCAAAAAAAGATTTTTGATAAGTTTTTTCGGGTTAAATCTAAAGCCAATGCTAAAGAAAAAGGTACCGGACTTGGTTTAGCCTATGTACGGGAAATTATGCACCGCCATAACGGAGAAATTGAACTGGAATCGAATGAGGCCATTGGAAGCCGGTTTACATTAGTATTCCCAAAATTAAACAGGCAGAATTAA
- a CDS encoding zinc-dependent metalloprotease — MNSSSNGMKAYPEVITDKAKTDKGLFDVHWVDDKLYYEIPDSLLNREMLLVSRIAQVPTDYFGFFSGGSKTAEQVLTFERQKDQILIRKQSYNAVASDTLPIYKSVKANNFAPILAAFPIEAIGKDSASVVIEMTDFFTSDIEAISGAISFLRREYQVRRLDGNRTYIESAKSFPENIEVRHVLTYDAGNPPSDQGTNTLSMLMNQSMVLLPKEPMRPRYEDYRVGWFTVNQIDYGLEAQKAKEVSYIRRWRLEPKDPEAYARGELVEPVKPIVYYLDPATPKKYVPYVKQGVEDWNEAFEAAGFKNAVIAKEAPTPEEDPDWSPEDIRYSTVRWVASTIRNAVGPSVSDPRTGEIIESDIVWYHNHMRSYRNRLMIETGAANPAARQLQLDDDLIGETMRRVIAHEVGHAIGLPHNMQSSSAYPVDSLRSGTFTQKYGIATTIMEYARQNYIAQPGDENIRFIRKIGPYDKYAVNWGYRVIPEAETPEEEKPILDKWIEEKADDPIYRFASSTGWDPSAQTEDLSNDPVQASTYGLMNLKRVVPNLIEWTSTPGEGYDDLEEIYGELVFQWARYAGHVSTNIGGVYQSRKSSNQGGVLYTPVPKDYQQKALAFLNEHVFTTPAWLLDKEILRRIEHAGALERVKNLQSRLLNDVMAADVIIRLNEAYTFDDDAYAPLDMLEDVREGIWSEIYSPSAIDPYRRNLQRMYIHNIEEMFENDEAGSSWNPVDVATSDIRPLLRVELNELRNDLERAQNRISDPISKAHIADVLERIDGILDPSN; from the coding sequence ATGAATTCTTCTTCCAATGGAATGAAGGCATACCCGGAAGTCATCACCGATAAAGCAAAAACGGATAAAGGCTTGTTTGATGTGCATTGGGTTGATGACAAACTTTATTATGAAATCCCGGATTCTTTATTGAATCGCGAAATGCTGCTGGTAAGTCGTATCGCCCAGGTACCCACCGATTATTTTGGTTTCTTTTCCGGCGGATCTAAAACGGCAGAGCAGGTACTCACTTTTGAGCGTCAGAAAGATCAGATTCTAATCCGAAAGCAGTCTTACAATGCGGTTGCAAGCGACACACTCCCTATTTACAAGTCGGTTAAGGCCAATAATTTCGCCCCCATCCTTGCCGCTTTTCCAATCGAAGCCATTGGTAAAGATTCAGCTTCCGTTGTAATTGAAATGACGGATTTCTTCACTTCAGATATCGAAGCCATCAGCGGTGCCATCAGCTTTCTGAGAAGAGAATATCAGGTACGCCGACTGGATGGAAACCGCACCTACATTGAGTCAGCCAAAAGTTTTCCCGAGAATATTGAAGTCCGCCACGTCCTTACTTACGATGCCGGTAACCCTCCTTCCGACCAGGGAACCAACACCCTGTCTATGCTGATGAATCAGTCCATGGTACTTCTTCCCAAAGAGCCCATGCGTCCCCGTTATGAAGACTACCGGGTTGGCTGGTTTACAGTAAACCAAATTGATTACGGACTCGAAGCTCAAAAAGCCAAAGAAGTCAGTTACATCCGCCGCTGGAGGCTGGAACCAAAAGATCCTGAAGCCTATGCACGGGGTGAACTGGTTGAGCCGGTAAAACCCATTGTGTATTACCTGGATCCCGCCACTCCCAAAAAATATGTGCCGTATGTAAAGCAAGGTGTGGAAGACTGGAATGAAGCATTTGAAGCTGCCGGCTTTAAAAATGCCGTTATCGCCAAAGAAGCTCCAACACCAGAAGAAGATCCTGACTGGAGCCCGGAAGATATTCGTTATTCTACCGTTCGCTGGGTAGCCAGTACTATTCGGAATGCGGTTGGGCCCAGTGTAAGTGACCCCAGAACCGGCGAAATAATCGAGAGCGATATTGTTTGGTATCACAACCACATGCGCTCTTACCGAAACCGATTGATGATCGAAACAGGAGCTGCAAATCCTGCCGCCCGGCAACTCCAGCTGGATGACGATCTTATTGGTGAGACCATGCGCCGCGTAATTGCTCACGAAGTAGGTCATGCCATCGGACTTCCTCATAACATGCAGTCCAGCTCGGCTTATCCTGTTGATTCCCTGCGTTCTGGCACATTCACACAGAAATACGGCATTGCAACGACCATCATGGAATACGCACGCCAGAATTATATCGCCCAGCCGGGTGACGAGAACATCCGGTTCATTAGAAAAATCGGACCTTATGATAAATATGCTGTAAACTGGGGATATCGCGTGATTCCAGAAGCAGAAACTCCGGAAGAAGAAAAACCAATTCTCGACAAATGGATTGAAGAAAAGGCAGACGATCCGATTTACCGCTTTGCCTCATCCACTGGCTGGGATCCATCGGCTCAAACCGAGGACTTATCCAACGATCCGGTTCAGGCCAGTACCTACGGATTAATGAACCTTAAACGGGTTGTACCAAACCTGATTGAGTGGACCTCTACTCCCGGTGAAGGCTACGACGACCTCGAAGAGATTTATGGTGAATTGGTATTTCAATGGGCTCGCTACGCCGGTCATGTTTCTACAAATATTGGGGGTGTTTACCAGAGCAGAAAAAGTTCAAATCAGGGTGGCGTCCTCTACACTCCGGTACCCAAAGATTATCAGCAAAAAGCACTGGCTTTCCTGAATGAGCATGTTTTTACAACTCCGGCTTGGCTTCTTGACAAGGAAATCCTGCGCCGCATTGAACATGCCGGAGCTTTAGAAAGAGTGAAAAACCTGCAGTCTCGTTTACTCAATGATGTGATGGCCGCAGACGTGATCATTCGCCTCAACGAAGCCTATACTTTCGATGACGATGCGTATGCTCCGCTCGATATGCTGGAAGATGTACGAGAAGGTATATGGAGTGAAATATACTCCCCATCGGCTATAGATCCTTACCGCAGAAACCTGCAAAGAATGTACATTCACAATATTGAAGAGATGTTTGAAAATGATGAGGCGGGCAGTTCCTGGAATCCCGTTGATGTGGCTACTTCTGATATCCGTCCATTGCTCAGAGTGGAGTTGAACGAACTCCGGAATGATTTAGAGCGTGCTCAGAACCGGATTTCTGATCCCATTTCAAAAGCGCACATCGCGGATGTACTGGAACGAATTGACGGGATTTTAGATCCTTCTAATTAA
- the ald gene encoding alanine dehydrogenase — MIIGVPKEIKTHENRVAIQPGGVVQMKRNGHEVLIEKNAGVGSGFSNQQYIDAGATIIDDVEEVWKKAEMIMKVKEPIAVEYPRMREGQVIFTYFHFAAEEALTKAVVDSKCIAIAYETVEKADRSLPLLIPMSEVAGRMAAQEGAVYLEKPKGGLGKLMGGIPGVPPAKVLVLGGGVVGVNAAKIAAGMGADTTIMDINMPRLRYLDDVMDKNVNTMFSSEANIRKMLPDVDLIIGAVLKPGAKAPHLITRDMLKEMKPGTVLVDVAIDQGGCFETSKPTTHKDPVYMVEDVVHYCVANMPGAVPYTSTMGLTNVTLPYAVSLANKGWKKALKDDAELLKGLNIANGTIVYKDVAEAFDLEWDEVDTVLN; from the coding sequence ATGATTATTGGAGTTCCAAAAGAGATTAAAACCCACGAAAACCGGGTAGCTATTCAGCCGGGCGGAGTGGTTCAAATGAAGCGCAACGGACACGAGGTATTAATTGAAAAAAATGCCGGGGTAGGTAGCGGCTTCAGCAACCAACAGTATATTGACGCTGGTGCTACCATCATTGACGATGTGGAGGAAGTCTGGAAGAAGGCCGAAATGATCATGAAAGTAAAAGAACCAATCGCTGTGGAATACCCGCGTATGCGTGAAGGGCAGGTGATTTTCACCTACTTCCACTTTGCGGCTGAAGAAGCTCTGACCAAAGCTGTTGTGGATTCAAAGTGTATTGCCATTGCTTATGAAACGGTAGAAAAAGCAGATCGCTCGTTACCTTTGCTCATTCCGATGAGTGAAGTAGCAGGACGTATGGCTGCCCAGGAAGGAGCGGTATACCTTGAAAAACCCAAAGGTGGTTTAGGTAAACTGATGGGTGGAATTCCCGGTGTACCTCCGGCAAAAGTATTGGTATTAGGCGGGGGAGTTGTAGGTGTGAACGCAGCCAAGATCGCAGCCGGTATGGGCGCAGATACAACCATCATGGATATCAATATGCCACGCCTGCGGTACCTTGATGATGTGATGGACAAAAATGTGAACACCATGTTTTCATCTGAAGCCAACATTCGCAAGATGCTTCCGGACGTGGATCTGATTATCGGGGCTGTACTAAAGCCCGGTGCAAAGGCCCCACATTTGATTACCCGTGATATGCTCAAAGAAATGAAGCCCGGAACGGTATTGGTGGATGTTGCTATTGATCAGGGCGGATGTTTTGAAACCTCCAAGCCAACCACGCATAAAGATCCGGTGTATATGGTGGAAGATGTTGTGCATTATTGTGTGGCTAATATGCCTGGTGCGGTTCCTTACACCTCAACAATGGGGCTCACCAATGTAACGCTTCCATATGCGGTATCTCTGGCCAACAAAGGCTGGAAGAAAGCGCTTAAAGATGATGCTGAGCTCCTGAAAGGGCTGAATATTGCCAACGGCACGATTGTGTACAAAGATGTGGCTGAAGCATTTGATCTGGAATGGGATGAAGTGGATACTGTTCTGAACTGA
- a CDS encoding DUF559 domain-containing protein, producing MNLTKKTIIEIARELRKNATPSEKTLWKYVRNRQLGGYKFLRQKPFVHEQHNNHRYFYIADFYCAELKLVVELDGKVHDFQKEFDYQRDLVLNGLGLKVLRIKNEELADLDRVLEKILEVSVNK from the coding sequence ATGAATCTCACCAAAAAAACCATAATCGAAATAGCAAGAGAGCTGCGGAAGAATGCAACGCCTTCCGAGAAAACATTATGGAAGTATGTAAGAAACCGTCAACTGGGTGGATATAAATTTCTTCGGCAGAAACCCTTTGTGCACGAGCAACATAATAACCACCGGTATTTCTACATCGCCGATTTCTATTGTGCGGAACTAAAACTGGTTGTAGAACTGGATGGCAAAGTCCACGATTTCCAAAAGGAGTTTGATTATCAACGGGATTTAGTACTGAATGGATTGGGGTTAAAAGTTCTTCGGATAAAAAATGAGGAGTTGGCGGATTTGGATAGGGTGCTGGAGAAGATTTTGGAGGTTAGTGTGAATAAATGA
- a CDS encoding metal-dependent hydrolase: MDPVTHGLIGATASQSFADKRTFRAAAFTGLASAMLADLDVFLGSASDPLLNLELHRQFTHSIVFIPVGALVATFLLWWYVKKYLTVKETYFFSLAGYATAGITDVFTSYGVHIFWPFTDARYSLDIISVFDPLFTLGVIIFTGMAFYKRKQLFAWLALGWMALYLLFGFSQQQKAVEIARQIAEDKNREISQLIGKPTIANNWLWSIRYVAGDSLYSAGVKLIPFSDPVIYDGESASLLQWKQEFNHLKGTTLYKDIARFSKLSDAVLIWHPDYNNVIGDGRYSMLPTTLSPLWGIEIDTTNTNQHVEFGTYRDANKEVRETFMEMLLN, translated from the coding sequence ATGGACCCCGTCACTCACGGACTTATTGGTGCCACCGCCTCGCAGTCGTTTGCGGATAAACGAACCTTTCGGGCAGCGGCTTTTACCGGGTTGGCTTCGGCCATGCTCGCCGATCTGGATGTGTTTCTTGGGAGTGCCTCCGATCCGCTGCTCAATCTGGAGCTGCACCGGCAGTTTACCCATTCCATCGTGTTTATTCCGGTTGGAGCGTTGGTGGCTACTTTCCTGCTCTGGTGGTACGTGAAGAAATACCTCACGGTAAAAGAAACGTACTTCTTCAGCTTAGCCGGCTATGCCACTGCCGGCATTACCGATGTTTTCACCAGCTACGGCGTACATATATTCTGGCCTTTCACCGACGCCCGCTATTCCCTGGATATCATCTCCGTCTTCGATCCCCTTTTTACCCTTGGGGTTATCATTTTCACCGGAATGGCCTTCTACAAACGTAAGCAGCTCTTCGCCTGGCTCGCCCTCGGATGGATGGCACTCTACCTCCTCTTTGGATTTAGTCAGCAGCAAAAAGCCGTGGAGATCGCCCGGCAAATAGCCGAAGATAAGAATCGCGAAATCAGCCAGCTGATTGGAAAACCTACCATTGCCAACAACTGGCTCTGGAGTATCCGCTACGTTGCCGGGGATAGTTTATATTCTGCTGGCGTTAAACTTATTCCTTTTTCTGACCCTGTAATATATGACGGCGAATCCGCTTCCCTACTCCAATGGAAACAGGAATTCAATCACCTGAAAGGAACCACTTTGTACAAAGACATCGCCCGTTTTTCCAAGCTATCGGATGCGGTTTTGATTTGGCATCCTGATTACAATAACGTCATTGGCGATGGGCGCTATTCGATGCTTCCTACTACCCTCTCACCGCTTTGGGGGATTGAGATTGATACAACCAATACCAATCAACATGTGGAGTTTGGGACGTATCGAGATGCAAATAAGGAAGTACGGGAAACGTTTATGGAGATGTTGCTTAACTAA
- a CDS encoding type II toxin-antitoxin system Phd/YefM family antitoxin, translated as MSHIQLDQDIRSLSDFRANAASYIERVKSKRRPLILTQHGKSSAVLIDVEDYQKMLDKIELLEELSAARKELDNGEGISHDEFISELRSQYSS; from the coding sequence ATGTCTCACATTCAACTTGACCAAGATATTCGTTCACTCTCTGATTTTCGAGCTAATGCTGCATCTTATATTGAGCGTGTCAAATCAAAACGCCGACCGCTTATTCTTACTCAGCATGGCAAAAGTTCTGCCGTACTAATTGATGTAGAAGATTATCAAAAAATGTTAGATAAGATTGAGTTATTGGAAGAATTATCTGCTGCCCGAAAGGAATTAGATAATGGAGAAGGTATAAGTCATGATGAATTCATAAGCGAACTGAGATCACAATATTCATCATGA
- a CDS encoding type II toxin-antitoxin system RelE/ParE family toxin, with amino-acid sequence MKIIWSPTARNKTKEILEYISEDNPTAALALIDLIEEKVENLSQNPESGRVFPPTNNDKIREIIVHENYGVIYEVNPNIIEVLTVRHFRQDFSNYNM; translated from the coding sequence ATGAAAATTATTTGGTCGCCAACGGCAAGAAACAAAACCAAAGAAATTCTCGAGTATATTTCTGAAGATAACCCAACTGCTGCTTTAGCTCTTATTGATTTAATCGAAGAGAAAGTTGAAAATCTAAGTCAAAATCCAGAGTCAGGAAGAGTGTTTCCACCAACAAATAATGACAAAATTCGAGAAATAATTGTCCATGAGAATTATGGGGTAATCTATGAGGTTAATCCCAATATAATCGAAGTTTTAACAGTTCGTCATTTCCGGCAAGACTTTTCTAACTATAACATGTAA
- a CDS encoding FtsX-like permease family protein encodes MKFEWYLALRYFKGSRKSSGFLSFIKYMSITGIAVGSAGLLIALSIVHGFKSTINGKIMDFAPHITVTTFTDRPIERVDTVFAHLDRYPEIKSKQIVIQGQVMIQTRDAVTGTTLKGVDLDKPSFGVGKYITKGTYSLGRDSTGMPGIVMGAQLAQELQAELGSVITVYTIEGIPSLINSPEIKQFRLTGIYETGIDRFDDVFAMVSRSHAQQLFKYPPNTADGIELRLQDDVDIFPFKEKLSESLTFPYYNETIYTVFGNIFAWVELQENMIPLVISGMIIVAAFNLIGAILMMVLERTRDIGVLKTIGSKSKIIRRVFLMEGLMVAGVGLIIGIGISLLFWFLQANYQIIPLSQENYYMSYAPVEPHLMDFLIATVVTLVLSAIASYFPARVAANTDPVKVISFGR; translated from the coding sequence ATGAAATTTGAGTGGTATCTGGCGCTTCGATATTTCAAAGGCTCGCGCAAAAGCTCGGGCTTTTTGTCGTTCATCAAGTACATGTCGATTACCGGCATTGCAGTCGGTTCAGCCGGACTCTTGATCGCCCTTTCCATTGTTCACGGATTTAAATCCACGATTAACGGAAAGATCATGGATTTTGCCCCGCATATCACCGTGACTACGTTTACCGACCGACCCATCGAACGGGTGGATACCGTTTTTGCACACCTCGACCGATACCCGGAAATCAAGAGCAAGCAAATTGTAATTCAGGGTCAGGTGATGATCCAAACCCGGGATGCCGTAACCGGAACCACCCTTAAAGGTGTCGACTTGGATAAACCTTCATTCGGAGTCGGAAAATACATCACGAAAGGAACCTACAGTTTAGGCCGTGATTCCACCGGTATGCCCGGCATTGTGATGGGTGCACAGCTGGCCCAGGAGCTGCAGGCTGAACTCGGCTCGGTGATCACTGTTTACACCATTGAAGGCATTCCCTCTTTAATCAACTCCCCGGAAATCAAGCAATTCAGGCTGACGGGCATTTACGAAACAGGTATCGATCGGTTTGATGATGTGTTTGCCATGGTGAGCCGAAGCCACGCCCAACAGTTGTTCAAATATCCACCAAATACCGCTGATGGGATTGAACTGAGGCTGCAGGATGATGTAGATATTTTCCCTTTCAAGGAAAAGCTTAGTGAAAGTCTCACTTTCCCCTATTACAACGAAACCATTTACACCGTGTTCGGGAATATCTTTGCGTGGGTGGAGCTCCAGGAAAACATGATCCCTCTGGTAATCAGCGGGATGATTATTGTAGCTGCCTTTAACCTGATTGGAGCCATCCTGATGATGGTGCTGGAGCGCACCCGCGATATTGGCGTGCTGAAAACCATTGGCAGTAAGTCAAAGATCATCCGCCGTGTGTTTTTAATGGAGGGCCTGATGGTCGCCGGGGTCGGACTCATCATAGGGATTGGTATATCATTACTTTTCTGGTTCCTGCAGGCTAACTACCAGATCATACCTCTCTCGCAGGAAAACTACTACATGAGTTATGCTCCGGTTGAACCACACCTTATGGATTTTCTGATTGCCACCGTGGTTACGCTCGTCCTCTCTGCCATCGCTTCGTACTTCCCGGCCCGCGTGGCGGCCAACACCGATCCGGTTAAGGTAATTTCGTTTGGGCGGTAG
- the lysS gene encoding lysine--tRNA ligase yields the protein MSEQELSLSEQEEIRREKLQELQQLGVNPYPYSFDVTHNSKQILNNEDHFLRDEDTNPDSEQVTVAGRVMTRRIMGKASFFNLQDSEGTIQVYIRRDDVATEELGTDNYNKVFKKLVDIGDIVGIKGFVFKTGTGETTIHAEEFHFLTKTIRPIPTPKEEETEDGETIVHDAFTDKEQRYRMRYVDLIVNPEVRKTFQQRTKMVQIMRNVMNDKGYLEVETPILQPIYGGAAAKPFVTHHNALDMDLYLRIANELYLKRLIVGGYDGVYEFSKDFRNEGLSRFHNPEFTQVELYVAYKDYNWMMEFTEKMLEKVAIELHGSTKVQVGENEIDFKAPWPRVPLFEAIEKETGHDLYGKDLDELKVVAKELHIEMDESFGAGKIIDEIFGEYVEGKLIQPTFITDYPLEMSPLTKKHRSKEGLVERFEAICNGKEIANAYTELNDPIDQRERLEEQAKLRAGGDDEAMTIDDDFIRALEYGMPPTAGIGIGIDRLAMIMTNSESIRDVLFFPQMKPE from the coding sequence ATGTCTGAACAGGAATTATCCCTCTCCGAACAAGAAGAAATTCGCAGGGAAAAACTGCAGGAACTCCAGCAATTAGGAGTCAACCCTTACCCTTACTCTTTCGACGTTACCCACAACTCAAAACAGATTTTAAATAACGAAGATCACTTTCTGCGTGATGAGGATACCAACCCTGATTCAGAACAAGTGACAGTGGCCGGACGGGTTATGACCCGCCGCATTATGGGGAAAGCTTCTTTCTTTAACCTTCAGGATTCCGAAGGCACCATTCAAGTGTATATTCGCCGCGATGATGTAGCCACCGAAGAATTGGGTACCGACAACTATAATAAGGTATTCAAGAAGCTCGTGGATATAGGAGATATTGTAGGTATCAAGGGTTTTGTATTTAAGACCGGTACCGGCGAGACCACCATCCACGCCGAAGAATTTCACTTTCTAACCAAAACCATCCGTCCCATTCCTACTCCCAAGGAAGAGGAAACAGAAGATGGCGAGACGATTGTCCATGACGCTTTTACGGACAAAGAGCAGCGCTACCGAATGCGCTATGTAGATTTAATCGTTAATCCTGAAGTACGGAAAACCTTCCAGCAGCGAACCAAAATGGTTCAGATCATGCGCAACGTGATGAACGACAAAGGCTACCTGGAAGTAGAAACGCCTATTCTTCAGCCTATTTACGGTGGCGCAGCGGCCAAGCCTTTTGTGACGCACCACAACGCCCTGGATATGGACTTGTATCTCCGTATCGCTAATGAACTCTATCTGAAACGACTGATCGTTGGCGGATATGACGGCGTGTATGAATTTTCAAAAGATTTCAGGAATGAAGGTCTCTCCCGTTTCCACAATCCGGAGTTTACCCAGGTTGAGTTGTACGTTGCTTACAAAGACTACAACTGGATGATGGAGTTCACCGAGAAGATGCTGGAGAAAGTAGCCATCGAGCTACATGGCTCAACCAAAGTTCAGGTTGGAGAAAACGAAATTGATTTCAAGGCTCCGTGGCCTCGTGTACCACTTTTTGAAGCTATCGAAAAAGAAACCGGGCATGATCTTTATGGCAAAGACTTGGATGAACTCAAGGTGGTTGCCAAAGAATTACATATCGAAATGGATGAGTCTTTTGGCGCCGGCAAGATCATTGACGAGATTTTTGGTGAATATGTGGAAGGCAAATTAATTCAGCCAACATTTATCACGGATTACCCGTTGGAGATGAGTCCGCTTACCAAAAAGCACCGATCCAAAGAAGGATTGGTAGAGCGGTTTGAAGCCATCTGTAACGGAAAGGAAATTGCCAATGCCTACACCGAGCTTAATGATCCGATCGACCAGCGGGAACGACTGGAAGAACAGGCTAAACTTCGCGCAGGCGGAGATGATGAAGCCATGACCATCGACGACGACTTTATCCGAGCCCTCGAATACGGCATGCCTCCTACTGCAGGAATTGGAATTGGAATCGACCGGCTTGCCATGATTATGACCAACTCAGAATCTATCCGCGACGTCCTCTTCTTCCCTCAGATGAAACCGGAATAG